The following are encoded together in the Bradyrhizobium genosp. L genome:
- the cydB gene encoding cytochrome d ubiquinol oxidase subunit II, producing MSLPVDLATLWAFIIAFAVFVYVVMDGFDLGLGILFPLFPQKADRDVIMNTVAPVWDGNETWLVLGGGGMMAAFPLAYAVLMPALYTPIIAMLLGLVFRGVAFEFRWRTRKTSNTNKWDIAFTGGSLVATLAQGIALGAVLQGVHVEGRHYGGGWWDWLTPFSILTGVALVIGYALLGATWLVMKTEGGLRERSYVLSWVLLIAMLCAIGVVSLATPFLAVQYTHRWFAWPNIILTAPVPIAVAAVTALLLRALSNRYDLQPFFLTLLLFALSYAGLGISMYPYIVPQSITIWQAAAPENSQVFMLFGVSVLIPLILGYTGWAYWVFRGKVRPGHGYH from the coding sequence ATGAGCCTTCCCGTCGACCTCGCCACGCTCTGGGCCTTCATCATCGCGTTTGCCGTGTTCGTCTATGTCGTGATGGACGGTTTCGATCTCGGCCTCGGCATCCTGTTTCCGCTGTTCCCGCAAAAGGCCGACCGCGACGTCATCATGAACACGGTGGCGCCGGTGTGGGACGGCAACGAGACCTGGCTGGTGCTCGGCGGCGGCGGCATGATGGCGGCGTTTCCGCTGGCCTATGCGGTGCTGATGCCGGCGCTCTACACGCCGATCATTGCAATGCTGCTCGGCCTCGTGTTCCGCGGCGTCGCCTTCGAATTCCGCTGGCGGACGCGCAAGACCAGCAACACCAACAAATGGGACATCGCCTTTACCGGCGGCTCGCTGGTCGCGACATTGGCGCAGGGCATTGCGCTCGGCGCCGTCCTGCAAGGCGTTCATGTCGAAGGGCGGCACTACGGTGGCGGCTGGTGGGACTGGCTGACCCCGTTCAGCATCCTGACCGGCGTCGCGCTGGTGATCGGCTATGCGCTGTTGGGTGCGACCTGGCTGGTGATGAAGACCGAAGGCGGATTGCGTGAGCGTTCCTACGTGTTGAGCTGGGTGCTGCTGATCGCGATGCTGTGCGCGATCGGCGTGGTCAGCCTGGCGACTCCGTTCCTCGCCGTGCAGTACACCCATCGCTGGTTCGCCTGGCCGAACATCATCCTGACCGCGCCGGTGCCGATCGCGGTCGCCGCCGTCACGGCGCTGCTGCTGCGGGCGCTCAGCAACCGCTACGATTTGCAGCCGTTCTTCCTGACGCTCCTGCTGTTCGCGCTGTCCTATGCCGGGCTCGGCATCAGCATGTATCCCTACATCGTGCCGCAGAGCATCACGATCTGGCAGGCGGCGGCTCCCGAGAACAGCCAGGTCTTCATGCTGTTCGGGGTCTCGGTGCTGATCCCGCTGATCCTCGGCTACACCGGCTGGGCCTATTGGGTGTTCCGCGGCAAGGTGCGGCCCGGCCACGGGTATCACTGA
- a CDS encoding DUF2474 domain-containing protein: protein MPPDPPLRPLGQRLLWFVALWLGGVGTVTLVSFILRLWIAPK, encoded by the coding sequence ATGCCGCCGGATCCGCCGCTGCGCCCGCTCGGCCAGCGCCTGCTGTGGTTTGTCGCGCTGTGGCTCGGCGGGGTCGGGACCGTGACCTTGGTCTCATTCATCTTGCGGCTCTGGATTGCGCCGAAATGA
- a CDS encoding L,D-transpeptidase, with protein sequence MTKLRHLVWMLIAAFSLVLSTSQGFAQSRPDADEPGLVPDANYQLDPEWQKQVVYYRTNEAPGTIIISTAERHLYLVEGNGRALRYGIGVGRDGFQWQGLVNITRKAEWPDWTPPPEMIARQPYLPRFMAGGPGNPLGARAMYLGTTVYRIHGTNQPDTIGTAISSGCFRLVNADVADLYDRVPVGTKVIIRQKPQL encoded by the coding sequence ATGACGAAACTTCGTCACCTGGTCTGGATGTTGATCGCTGCGTTCTCGCTCGTGCTATCGACATCGCAAGGCTTTGCGCAGAGCCGCCCTGATGCCGACGAGCCCGGACTGGTCCCCGACGCGAACTACCAGCTCGATCCGGAATGGCAGAAGCAGGTGGTGTACTACCGCACCAACGAGGCGCCGGGCACCATCATCATCTCGACGGCCGAACGCCATCTCTACCTCGTGGAGGGCAACGGCCGGGCGCTCCGCTACGGCATCGGCGTCGGCCGCGACGGCTTTCAGTGGCAGGGCCTGGTGAACATCACCCGCAAGGCGGAATGGCCCGACTGGACGCCGCCGCCGGAAATGATCGCGCGCCAGCCCTATCTGCCCCGCTTCATGGCCGGCGGCCCGGGCAATCCGCTCGGCGCCCGCGCCATGTATCTCGGCACCACCGTCTACCGCATCCACGGCACCAACCAGCCCGACACCATCGGTACCGCGATCTCCTCCGGCTGCTTCCGCCTGGTCAACGCCGACGTGGCCGACCTCTATGACCGCGTCCCGGTCGGCACCAAGGTGATCATCCGGCAGAAACCGCAACTCTAG